The DNA window AAGCCCAGGTGGATGATGGGAGAATAATTAGtgctgagaacacacaccaaaTATGGATGCCTGAGTGTTATGAGACAGGTGTTTAGGGATATGCCTCgcatgtatctatgtgtgtgtgtgtgtgtgcgtgtgtgtgtgtgtgtgtgtgtgtgtgtgtgtgtgtgtgtctaatgctATAAGAGGCCTGGCAACAACAAAGCTCATTTGCTATTCCGTGTGCCTTTTCTCAAAATCCCAAAactccaatgtttttttttctttctcatgtGAATGAGTAACCTTGAAGTTATTTAAATCCAACTTTAATGCGTTGCATTAGATAAGCAATATTGAATAACtaaattcaaaaaaaaaaaaaatgaaagtcaGCAGTCTTAAGCATCACAGTGTATGCCAGTACAGAGAGTGTAACCTGGGTGGTCATAGTATGTAATAAAATCACTCCTGTAAAAATGAGATTGTCTAAATGCTCACCTGTGTCTGCGTGAGCCCTAGTTTGGCCGCGAGGTCTGCCCGCTCCGGTAGCGCGAGATACTGGGTCTGCTGGAAGCGCTGGTGCAGCGCCTGGAGCTGGAGGCTCGAGTAGATTGTCCGCGGTTTACGAATCTTCTTCCCTTTCCCGTTCAGCCGAATCTCCCCGTTCTCAATGACCGTCGACTTGTCGAGGCGCTcttaaacagagagagtgagaaaaacagACGCCGACAATTAGGCCTCAATCAAGTCTATACAAATCAGTTGTGTGAGGCCATCAGTTCGCGACAGCACAAGTTCCACAAATCATGCTTAAGTCGCAGGATTTGACTGCCGATCATGATATATAGCGTAGACCTGCAAGCGGCCTGCACAAGAAGATAGAGGGAAATTTATTACAAAAGCTCAGCTAACATGCAGTGAAAACATGTTCTCCAGTAACTTGAAATTATCATACTTGAGGCCTACCACACGGAACAGTAAATGCAAAATAAAGGCCATATCATGGTAAGTTCATGACAGGCTATATCAAAGGTTTTGTTGATAAAATGTACCATTCTTTAACAGTCAGTAGTTTCCCTGTCTTTGGGATTTGGCACATCTAGGCCTGCTTTCACATTTGTATCATCAGTCTATTATTATCGTAGAAcactattgttattattgttgttgttatacaACATTATTATTGGGCTATTATTACTGTTAttaataatactactactaataacaatattattactattatcctttttaaattgaaatgtGGTCGTGGTGTTGTGTAAAGCATTTTGTACAAATTGCAGTGTTTGGTCAAGGATCACTAATCAGTACAGAccacaacaaataaaaataattaaagtaatttcacaatattttatttAATATATACAATACATAAACGAGAGTATCAAATCCATCGTGTGGCCTAAGTTGGTCCACTTTGACCCGAATAATTTAACTACAAGCTGTGTTACGCAGGCAAAGCTTAGGAAAAATATGCTACAAATAATATAGAATCTAGAAACGTCGTCTCGTTCATGGTTATTTAACAGGTAGGataacaacaccaccaccggcCAAGGTGGGCCCAATCCAATGGCTATAGCACTAAACAAAAATATctagaaaacacaaaacatgtttGTTCTTTATCCTTGTGTTGAGTTTATATTCATGTCGTTGTACTAGACTAAGTAAATTGTTAATTTTGCTTCAGTCCATATGTGATTTTTCTTCTCAAAATCTTTTTTGAAAGCATTATGAAAGCACTTGCAGTCTGTGCACCCTTGGTTTCTGGGTTTAAGGAAACCTTTAAATCTCGCCAACACACTGGTCATTATAAACACCCAGCAAAACCACCGCTGCAAACCTTCATTTTGAGGAAATAACTACAGCGTTATAACCGACAAGCAACAACAAACAGCATGTCGTAGGCTACACCACTGGCGCTTCGCCAGCCTAATACATAAGAATGTTATAAGTTCTATTCGCCTGTGCGTTTCTATTGATAATTGTTCCGATGAACAGCAAGATGACGGTGGCATTTCAAAGACTTACCGGGCTCCTCCACTTTCGCGTGGGTCAAAGTGCTGCTTTGGTTGCTGTGCTGATATGGCACGTACGCATTCGGGGTATGCGAGCTCACCGTGCCGGGATAAGCGTAACCCAGTGATCGACCGTACGAGTAGGCGGCAGATTGGAAAGGAGCATCGTGCTGCAGGTGTCCGCCCGGCTGCAACCCGTGAACAGGATAAATATTGTGCGATAGTCCGGGCGAGTGTTGCGCCTGGTGCGTGGGGAGTCCGTGACCAAACTCTAAAAACGCTGACTTGGACGGATCTGGCGCATTGAAACTATCAGGCATGAAGCTCATAGACATCATTAATAGTGAAGTCCATAAAACCGACGGGTTCAGGAGGGCTGCATCGAGTGTTTCACCACTAGCGAGAGCTAATTTGAACCGGATCCATCTCAAAAGAGATACTTTAACACAAGACCGTACAACGGCTACAGGTATCCACGCCGGTACGAAGTATTTCCCGTGGATATTTTTGAGTTCTTTGTGGATTCAACAGGCGAGGTAAAGGGATACGCTCCGTGAAATATTCGTTAACTTCAAAATATTGAACGTAGCTCGCGCACTCTGACCTGGTATGTCTCCAACACAGCGCGCTCTATCAGCGCGCTCGCTGATTGGTTTCACAGACCTACTATGTCACAAGACCCAGGGGAAAGCCTAATTAAGTTCATTAACATATGTTATTGAAAGCGGCTTCATATTGATATTGGTGAGTTGCCCGCCTGTGTAAATAAAATGCTTATAGACAAAATAAAGTAAAGCcatgaaaaagacaaaaaaaaaaaaattgatttCTGCAGAAGTAATGGCCTAAACCAGAACACTAATAGAACATATTAAAACAAGTCTAATATCTATAGACCTAATATTGTCATCGTTTGCTGTAATATTTTGGCATAGCCTATTtatgaaacatagcctacactttatTATACTAGATTGTCTGATGTAGTTTTAggtaaagtaggcctattattctAAATAGCTTACACTTGGCTTTGTGTTAGTTGAAATAATTTAAACGATTCAAATCATTTAAGCACATCAAAACATTTAAACATATAAATGGATGAATATACAGCTATTCTAATTATTAATATTTTCCAACGCTGTGCCGTTTACCTGCAGAAATTCACAATAGCCTAAATAAACATCAGTAAAGCACATAAAACAGCCATAATAATTCACAACAATAAAGTCATGACTGAATCTGAACTGTT is part of the Sardina pilchardus chromosome 22, fSarPil1.1, whole genome shotgun sequence genome and encodes:
- the dlx4b gene encoding homeobox protein Dlx4b — its product is MMSMSFMPDSFNAPDPSKSAFLEFGHGLPTHQAQHSPGLSHNIYPVHGLQPGGHLQHDAPFQSAAYSYGRSLGYAYPGTVSSHTPNAYVPYQHSNQSSTLTHAKVEEPERLDKSTVIENGEIRLNGKGKKIRKPRTIYSSLQLQALHQRFQQTQYLALPERADLAAKLGLTQTQVKIWFQNKRSKYKKIMKHGPIGHEGEHLHTTPSLSPCSPGLPQLWEVSMANKQAPMHPGAYMNNFGHWYPSASHHHPENVNRPPMM